From Amphiprion ocellaris isolate individual 3 ecotype Okinawa chromosome 10, ASM2253959v1, whole genome shotgun sequence, one genomic window encodes:
- the LOC111577419 gene encoding coiled-coil domain-containing protein 178: MPDVEPLRFPSREGRPSQQDQADLETVCTGRRRTCALLNSPSPCVNSAITHIQEMKLTVENWYQQSGKYQSQIDQDKHQYNKTLRFQSRDSDPESVMSTELYVEGFAISARESCPLSPLLKKINDVIGEVVYLIERLEADRQYAEEALHKEKRRKRFLENKVYSISLWKQKEHALVVQKEHEACIRDITELKWQLKLEREKLDQVQEKLIHTEVLNQHLHEEINFAKKQIPFVSENLDLQKDIINQISTAQAEADEVCSETQSDLILVEKELKNMELDANNKKISLDHVLLAMRNQLAERLEDLNQLKMLEKGLCAEIQDAEKTIALTEEKCALITQHVPEMMELQKTERDRISQLNLQIEDEMLKNKKLKEKVIALQEDTERTKLKGEAEVSCLEEQLRSKRATFTALRKENMEYEENVEDYKTKICESEKAVKQMCEERKQMLQKITDNDEQWEKAKEEVTQVVAEHSVTLTKLEEQKQLTFMEEKRARKEIENLRNDLTGQMTALELLKVQCENVNVELKQQQSSSQQTNQQLQKEFEDAFAATKALETKVEKIRKLTENLEQIQCEHKKTLVNLEKEKKLKRDHLKAAQDLHTATLKRSDNTLGRISNLMSKSEEYQKASDNMEKNLESMPEVIAELQCVFDVLEFKNKSAALIMSTLQSDINNCQQRTQRSMQTHTAHVTARKNQMEDTKKALKNALEENRQLASKHERLKKILMEAKQESVSALSKKNHAHKSFHYYTQLSLLQKRMHKALVKYFKQRSLYSQAELDRCQALSQETDQKIKTAQEGLSEDIQLISALLQSLTDDSTTTNDAGLNKQASPDAAGSNE; the protein is encoded by the exons ATGCCAGACGTTGAACCCCTCAGATTCCCATCCAGGGAAGGACGACCGAGTCAGCAAG ATCAAGCAGATCTCGAAACCGTCTGCACTGGTAGACGTCGCACATGTGCTCTGCTCAACAGTCCCTCACCGTGTGTCAATAGTGCTATTACCCATATCCAAGAGATGAAGCTGACAGTGGAAAATTGGTATCAACAG TCTGGAAAATACCAATCACAGATCGATCAGGACAAGCAccaatacaacaaaactttaag ATTTCAGTCCAGAGACTCAGATCCTGAATCCGTGATGTCTACAGAGCTGTATGTTGAAGGCTTTGCAATTAGTGCAAGAG AAAGCTGTCCATTATCGCCActactgaagaaaataaatgatgtcATTGGTGAGGTTGTGTATCTGATTGAGCGCTTGGAGGCTGACCGGCAATATGCAGAGGAAGCTCTCCAcaaggagaagagaagaaaaagatttCTGGAGAACAAAGTTTACAGTATTTCACTGTGGAAGCAAAAAGAGCACGCTTTAGTTGTCCAAAAAG AGCATGAGGCTTGCATTAGAGACATCACTGAATTAAAGTGGCAGCTTAAACTGGAAAGAGAGAAACTTGACCAAGTCCAGGAGAAACTGATACACACTGAGGTGTTGAACCAGCACTTACATGAGGAAATCAActttgccaaaaaacaaattCCTTTTGTGAGCGAAAACCTGGATCTACAGAAAGACATAATAAATCAGATCAGCACTGCACAAGCAGAG GCTGATGAAGTTTGctcagagacacaaagcgaTCTCATACTGGTTGAGAAGGAGTTAAAAAATATGGAGCTTGATGCCAACAATAAAAAGATATCTTTGGACCATGTACTGTTGGCGATGAGGAATCAGCTGGCAGAGAGATT ggAAGATTTGAACCAGCTGAAGATGCTTGAGAAAGGTCTATGTGCTGAAATACAGGATGCCGAAAAGACCATTGCTCTTACAGAAGAAAAGTGTGCACTTATAACTCAGCATGTCCCTGAAATGATGGAGCTTCAGAAAACTGAAAGAGACAGG ATTTCCCAACTGAATCTTCAAATTGAGGATGAAATGCTAAAGAATAAGAAATTGAAGGAAAAAGTAATTGCACTGCAAGAAGACACTGAGAGAACT AAACTTAAAGGGGAAGCAGAGGTTTCCTGCTTAGAAGAGCAGCTCCGATCAAAACGTGCAACTTTTACAGCTCTCCGTAAAGAAAACATGGAGTATGAAGAGAACGTAGAAGACTACAAGACCAAAATCTGTGAGAG CGAGAAAGCAGTGAAGCAGATGTGTGAGGAGAGGAAGCAGATGCTCCAGAAAATCACTGACAATGACGAGCAGTGGGAAAAGGCCAAGGAGGAAGTGACTCAAGTTGTAGCTGAGCACAGTGTCACTCTGACAAAGCTGGAAGAACAGAAGCAGCTTACCTTCATGGAAGAGAAGAGGGCCAGG AAAGAGATTGAAAACTTGAGGAATGATCTGACAGGTCAGATGACTGCCCTGGAACTACTAAAG GTTCAGTGTGAAAATGTCAATGTAGAATTGAAACAACAGCAAAGCAGTTCGCAGCAAACTAACCAACAACTTCAGAAAGAATTTGAAGATGCATTCGCAGCAACAAAAGCTCTGGAGACAAAAGTTGAG AAAATCAGGAAATTGACAGAAAATTTGGAACAGATTCAGTGTGAACACAAGAAAACATTAGTTAACcttgagaaggagaaaaaactcAAACGTGACCACCTGAAAGCTGCTCAG GATTTACACACTGCCACTCTAAAGAGATCTGACAACACTCTGGGTAGGATCAGCAACCTGATGAGTAAAAGTGAAGAATACCAGAAGGCTTCAGAtaacatggaaaaaaatcttgaaagCATGCCAGAAGTCATAGCAGAACTTCA ATGTGTTTTTGATGTGTTGGAGttcaaaaacaaatcagctgCCCTCATAATGAGCACCTTGCAGTCTGATATTAATAACTGCCAACAACGAACACAGCGTTCCATGCAGACGCACACTGCTCATGTTACAGCAAGGAAAAACCAAATGGAAGACaccaag AAAGCGCTAAAAAATGCACTGGAGGAGAACAGACAGCTGGCAAGCAAACATGAACGTCTTAAGAAGATCCTCATGGAGGCCAAACAGGAGTCAGTGTCTGCACTGAGCAAGAAAAACCATGCACATAAATCTTTTCATTATTACACTCAG CTCTCTTTGTTGCAGAAGAGGATGCACAAAGCTTTGGTGAAATACTTCAAACAACGCAGCCTCTACAGCCAGGCTGAACTGGACCGGTGCCAGGCTCTTTCTCAAGAGACCgaccagaaaataaaaacagcccaG GAGGGGTTGTCAGAAGATATTCAGCTCATCTCAGCGCTCCTACAATCCTTGACAGATGACTCTACTACTACCAATGATGCTGGGTTGAACAAACAAGCCAGTCCAGATGCTGCTGGATCGAATGAGTAG